Within Suricata suricatta isolate VVHF042 chromosome 12, meerkat_22Aug2017_6uvM2_HiC, whole genome shotgun sequence, the genomic segment tgttcgttttctctcaaacaaataaataaataaactaacataaaaagtgttttaatttatttttttaatgtttatttatttttgagagagacagagacagagcgtgagcgggggaggggcagagagagagggagacacagaataagaagcagctccaggctctgagctgtcagcacagagcccgacgcggggctcgaactcagagactgtgagatcatgacctgagctgaagtcagacacccaactgactgagccacccaggcgcccctaaaaagtgTTTGTAAATAAACCACGGACTCCGGATGGTAATGAGGTATCAGCGTGCGTTCACTGACTGTGACAAAGGGGCCCCCTGGTGCCACGCTGACAGTGGGGACCACAGAGGGTACATGGGAACTTCCTCcactttccactcaattttgctgtgaacctaaaactgctctaaatgttaaatttaattttttatttccttattttcttcaaatgtttatttctgttagAGAgcgtacaagcaagggagggtccgagagagagggagaccgaggatatgaagtgggctctgtgctgacagcccagagccggatgcggggctcgaactcaggaaccccgagatcatgacctgaccccaagtcagacgctcaacggacttaacctgtgtattcatttttaaaaacatggatcATTGTTTTTTACATTAATGCCTATATTGAGAATACCATAATCTTTAGgaagatgaatatatatatatattttttaaattttatcaacatttatttatttttgacagacagagagacagcatgagcaggggagggagagagagagggggagacacagaatgcaaagcaggctcgagcctctgagctgtttgttagcacacagcctgatgcggggcttgaactcatgaactgagagatcatgacctgaggtgaaatcggatgctcaaccgactgagccacccaggcgccccaggaagatGAATATATTAAAGGTACATATTTATTCATATGAAGTCaggacacagaatgtgaatgttattattaATAGAATAATTCGTATACCCAGGTTTATACATTACAAATAAtaagtagggttttttttaataaacttccctttaaaaaaaattttttttaatgttttatttatttttggtacagagagagacagagcatgagagggggaggggcagagagagaaggagacacagaaccggaagcagctccaggccctgagctagctgtcagcacagagcctgacgcggggctcgaacccacgaatatgagatctgacctgagccgaagtcggaggcttaaccgactgagccacccaggcgtccctcccccttttttttttaaacttcccttttagaaGAGTTAGAGAAAAATTGCAAAGTTGACACATCCTACAACCTTTCCCCTAGTCCTAATGTCTCCTAGCGGAAGATATGGGACACTTTTTACaattaaatgatacattttagtCAACTTAAGCCCACACcagattttttcaaattttcacgAGCGTGCTTTTGTGTCCCAGGAGGCCGTCCAAGGTCACACGTGGTCACTTCGTCCCGTCTCCTTAGCCTCCTCTTGGCTGGGACTCCTCCTCAGACCCTCCTGGTGTGTTATGACCTTGACAGTTCTGAGGAGAACTGGTCAGGAACTGCAGAGACTCTCCGTCAGGTGGTCCCGGCCTGATGCTTTTCTCACAGGTGGACTGGGGTGATGGGTTTGGGGAGGAAAACCCCAGAGGGAAGGGCCCTTTTCATCATGTCGAATGCTCTCCAGAGTAGAAGCTGGAAATATGATTGATCCCAGGAGCTTTCAAGGAACAGTAACAAAGAATGATAACACACATAGGCCAAGAAGGAAATCTCTAAGCCCAGGCCCCAGGTTCTGTAATGGTAGGACTATATGAAATGAAGGGGGCGTTGCCCCTGACCACCGAGTCTCGCCCTCCGAAGGCAGGATAATCAAATTGCTCTAGCGCTTATCAAGGGGGGAGGGGCTCTAATTCGGCTCTCCTGGTTCCCATCTTCTATATTCCCGCTCCTGTCTGATTCTCTCCCCTGCAGTGTGGACAGGACCTACCGTGTCCTTTTTAAGCAACAGAATATGATAAATGTGATGGGCTGTCGCATCTGAGATTAGGTTACAAAAGACTTGTCACTCCTGCCCCATGGCCCTCTCTTACACCCTTGGACGGAAGCCGGCCGCCTGTTACCCATGCCCATATGGGTAAAACACCGAAGACGGTTAGCAGCCTATGGTCGGTGAGAACTAgaggctctttttttaaattaaaaaaaaattttttttatgtcttttatttatttttgagagacagagacagtgcgagcaggggagggtcagagagagagggagacacagaatctgaagcaggctccaggctctgagctgtcagcacagagcccaacgcggggctNNNNNNNNNNNNNNNNNNNNNNNNNNNNNNNNNNNNNNNNNNNNNNNNNNNNNNNNNNNNNNNNNNNNNNNNNNNNNNNNNNNNNNNNNNNNNNNNNNNNcccccccccccccccccgccgcttgccttctgtttctctctctcagaaataaacagggacgccagggtggctcagtctgttaagtggccaacttcagcccaggtcatgatctcatagttcgtgggtttgagccccgcgtcgggctctgtgctgacagctagctcagagcctggagcctgcttccgattctgtgtctccctctcccactgaccctctcctgctcacactctgtgtgtctctctctctcaaaaataaataaatgttaaaaaattttttttaaatagacaaataaTCTAGGCAAAGCGTACATGAGTGTTCATCATACCATTCTTGCAACTTATTGGTagcttttagattttttaagaggaaaaggtggagaaacaaagaaagcacCCTCCTTCCTTTCCGAATGTTCCTCTCCCCGCCATCATTTCTCCTTTTGCACACAGCAAAGCTTCCTACAAGGTGCCCACACTGGCTCTCGCTATGTGCTggctaaatatttaataactagcCCTCCAAGCAAAACCAAACCCTCCTGATCGATAAGTGTTTGCCAATTCCTGTGGTGTAAATATCCCCACCCTGCTGATTTCATGGCTACTCATGAGGCGTCACTGAGCACGGAATTGGCAGAAGATACAGCAGCACACGTGACAGTATTTCCGGCACACAGATGTGATCTATGTAAATACCCTCACTAGTATGGCACAGCAACATGTGGACAAATAATTAGGAAGTGttgagttttggggcacctgggtggctcagtcggttaagcatccgggtcttgatatcagctcaggtcatgatctcacagttcctgggttcaagccccaagtcaggcttggtgctgaaagtttggagcctgcttgggattctctctcccattctctctgccccacccccgttctctctttctttctctctcaaaagaaataataaacttaaagagaaaaggaagtgttGAGTTTTGAGTATTTAATAACTTGTCTAAATATAATCCACTTGATCAGAAGTTTATACAATTAACTtattatttgtttactgtttatttttgagagagagagagagagacagagcccgagtgggggaggggcagagtgagagagggagacggatCCGAAGTGgcctctaggctccgagctgtctgcacagagcccatcgaagggcttcaactcacaaaccatgagatcatgacctgagccgaagtcggacgctcaacctactgagccacccaggcacccctacaattaacttttaaataatggCTGTGTTTAAAAACTAGCTCCAAAATTCCTAAAAATTTGGCAATTAGCTCTCGCTAGCCAGTGCAAGCTGGCTCCAGCACACctctgtaaaaaaagaaatctcaaccCACTGAAATCTGGTGTCCACAGCGAGCATCTAACCAAAACCCTCTTGCTGTTCTCAGCAGGGACCTCCATAGTGCACAATGCCAAGGACAATGGCTACAGGTCTGGCCTGGCCTTTCTTGCCTGAGTTCTGGGCAGCATTCACACTCCATGCCCTACCTGCCTTCTCCGAGGCCCTCCAGGTGCCCTTCCTACCCGCTGACCAGTCCTGCCCCATCGACTTCATCCACTTTTGGCCCTTGATATGCCCATTTGACACAGTCCTGGTGCCCTTGTCCAATTCCATGGCTTCAACTAGAATGAAGAAGCCCAGGTCTTCTCAGCAACGAACCTGTATATCCCAGCCACTTAACTAGCTTGCTCTTCTTGGAGTAAAGACATTTAAACCAAAGCCAGAGGAGAAGCTCTCCCTCTTCCCTTACTCCCATCTCaaggtggagagacagaggatctgtccTACCCTGAAGTCAGGAAGTGTTACGGTTCCTCCCTTTCAAGTCCCACAGACCTTATCACAGTTTCGTGATAACTCAAAAGTCTTCAGTACATTAACTCCCCCAAGGTACCAGCTCCCCATCCCTCCTAGACTCAGGTTGCATGGCCATGTAAAGGTACTGCCATTTGGTGGCGACATTCTCCAAATGGAAAATAGTATCTTAAGTGCTAAAAAGACAAAGGCCTCTTCTTTGGGGCAAGGTGTGTCAGTTCACGCGGGATCCATGGAAGAGTGGCCTCCACCCAGCCTGGTCTTCATCTTCCTGTTCTGGACTGAGACCAACGGGCGCTTTCTCGAAGTGCTGCACAAAGTGGGCTCCTTTACTCTGGCTCTTAGAGCAGCTCGCTTGCCCGTCGGTCGGTCACTGCAGGTTACTGTCAGTGAGAGCCAGGGTCAGTCACTACTGGGCTGGTCCGCGGGTCAATCAGTCAGAATCCAATCGAGCCGGTCCCTGTGGCCTGTCGCTCTACTCGTCCTTCCGGACAATAGAACCTTGCACGATCTGACTGGGTGATCACCTCTCCAGACGGGACAGAATGCACGTCTTCACCATCCGCCCCTTTGTAACCTTATCCAACCATAAGTCTCGGCCTCAAAAAAGTGCCCGCCCTCGGGTGACGTCAAGACGCCTGCCCCGCCTTCCAAAATCCTGCCCTATCAGAGGCCTACTCCTCGAGGGATATCTTGCCCTCAGGTCCCGCCCCCCTGCCAGACCACGCCTAAGCCCCCGCCCCCAAGGGAACCCTGTCAAATCAGAGACCGTTTCCTCTACGAAACCCCTCCCCCAAGGGCGGCTTTTCCCAAACCCACGCCGCGCCGCATAGACGCGAAGGATGACGCCATCAGGCCGCGTCGCAAGAAGGTCACACGGGATCCAGCAACATGGCGGCGGCGGCGCTGCGGGGAGGATGGTGCCGCTGCCCGCAGGTAAGGGGACGTgcggggtcggggtgggggctgggggcgtgCCTGGGGAGCTCCCAGCTCGCGACCTCCAGGGCCTTTTTCTCCTCAGGCCTTTGGGCCCCTCGGTCCTTCCTTGGGCTCGACGGGAGGCTTGGGGTTGGGTCCTTGGGTCGGTCAAGGCCAGGGCCGGGGTCCCGGAGCGAAGCTTGTGGTTGAGGGGCTGAGCGTGCCGGGTTCGAGGCGGCCGTGCGCTGGGCCGGGCGGGCGGCGAATCGCCCCTCACTTCCTGACCAGACTCCACGTGCACCGGGGAGTGCACGGTGGCCTCGGTGGCTTCGGCGCCCAGCGGAGAAACAGCCGGGAGGAGGCAAAGTACCGTGACAGTCACCGCTCGCGTTGATGTGCCAGGTCCTCTGCCGAGAGCATTTCCCGCATCGCACCTCCGAACCCTCCGTGTGAAAGTGCGGGAGGTAGTTCCCGTCTTGGCTGAGAGCAGGAGCTCATGGGGGCGGTGGGAGTTAAAGCGTGTGTAGCGCGCTCAGCAAGCAGGAGTTCTTCACGTTGCTGCTGCTTGTTGCGGTTTCACAGGTTAGGAAACTGGGCCTCAGAAAGGTTaagccggggcacctgggtggctcagtcggttaagctccgacttcggctcaggtcgtgatctcagggttcgtgggttcgagccccgcgtccggctctgtgctgacagctcagagcctggagcctgtttcagattctgtgtctccatctctctctgcctctcccctgctcatactctgtctctctgtgtctcgcaaaaaataaataaaatattaaaaaaaaaaaaaaaagaggttaagcAACCTGCCCACAGCCTCAGCTCGTTGTGTAAgctgacctgatccaaagcctAGGTCAAAGTGCCTTCGGTGCTGGACTCTGGATGAAGGACAGTGTCTTGTAGGGATCCTAAGTGTGGGGAGCCAAGAAGCTGCCTTTGACTCCAGGctgattgtttttttctcttggctACTTGTCTCTTAAGTGTTTAGAGATTGAATTTACATGTGTTTGGATTTGGGCACAAAACTGGTTGGGAACCAGCCTCAGGTTTGGTCGTACAAGTTTATTGAGTTatctctactcccaatgtgggcctcaaactcatgacccccgATATCAGTCAGGAGTCTCCTcttctgcctgagccagccaggtgccccaggagttacTCTACAGGAATagcggcgcctggggggctcagttggttaagcgctgacgtcagctcaggtcatggtctcacagttcgtgagttcgagccccacgtctggctctgtgctgacagctcagagcctggagcctgcttcggatgattctgtctccctccatgtCTCCcgctctcctgctcacacttctgtctctctctcactctctcaaaaataaatattttaaaaaatcagcaaatgagTCTTGGGCGACCCCTATTTTTTAGTGTGGCTTGCTTACTTCCTGGTGACCTTACCTGAATggacctttctcttttctcccctgatTAGCGATGTCTCAGCAGTGGAGTCCAGCTGTTGTCCAGCCACAACCTGATGCCACTGCGCGGTGGCACCTATCAGATACGCCAGCCCGGTGGAGAGCTGCCTCTGGTGAGTGACTCTGGACGACAGCagtcagagaggaggagaaagtcTGCAAGATCAGGCCTGGTGGGCAGGAGACAGGGGTTGTCCCCACTGGCAAGGGCAGCTGATTGGCTTTCCACACCCAAGGCCTTCGGGGTCACAGAGCCCAGCGTGCGGGTGCTCTCGGGATCCTGGCAAATGTGTGGCATTACCGGGGCGGAACTCCTGCTGACAAAGTGGATGCCGGCTCAGCTCTCGTGGCTGGAGAGGCATCCCTGTACTCGGCTCAAACCCGGCTCCCTATGGCTCCTCCCTTTTCTCTGGGTGACAGCCCTCCAGGCATTTGAGCGGAGTCCTCTCATCTCGGGGGCTCCGTTTTCCGTTTCTGTTGTTCCTCACAGACGGCATTTTCCCGAGCTTCTGTCCTCCCCATCAGTTGCCTCCAACCGTGCTGCTTTCTGTTGAAAGCCCCAAACCAGATCTACCTCCGCACATCCCCACACAGGGGCGGCGTGCACCCCCCTCTCCCCCGGGTCTCCTCTCAGCCAGCTGTGTCTCGCTCACGGGCCTTGAGCCTTTGTGGGCGTGGCGCGGGTGCTGTGGTCTTCCTCTTAGCCACCACCTCTGTGTGCGGCCCTGGAGCAGGAGGGGGGGCGGCTTCGAGGTGGCGCCGTCCCACACAGTCTTAGAACggagactccccccccccccccccagaggaaGGCCGGCCATGTGGGCCCGGCCACCGCGCTGCACCTGCTCACGGCTCGCCTGCTTCTCTAAGCATTCTCTTTTCAGAGCCCCCTCTCGCCATGGTGGGGAAGCGGGGATCCAAGCCGGGCTCGGTGTGACCCTGAAGGCTATGTCTCAGGCAGTGTATGACGCTGATTCTTGTGCCTGCAGAGGGGCCGTGGCCTTGCTCCTGGCCTCCCTAGGCCCTGACTTTCTGGGTGTGTTGGGTTTTCCTATGAGGGGAAACCCTGAGCTAGTTAGGCTCTGGGTGGCAGGGATCCTGTGGGTTGACGAGGGAGGTTTGTGCCCAGCCTGGGGTGACATGTGAgttccaatgtgggacttgagagTGGCCCCAAAAGAAGAAGGTATCCAACCCCAGAAGCCCAGGGGGTGGGGCCCTGTGCCAGCTTCTTCCGGATACGGGACCACAGAATCCTTTCAGCTGAATCCTGGGCCAGGGGCCCCTTTGGGTCTTACTCTTGGCCTTGGACGAGCCTGTTTGAATCTCCGTGAGAATTCCAAACTGCGCCTGGATCTGTTGGAGAAGGAGCCTggcactttgttttgtttttaatagactttattctTTTGAGCACTTTTAGATGTACAGAAAAATCGAGCAGgaagtacagagagttctcatcagcctcctttcccccatctcctctctcctGAGCCTGCTTTTCCCCCATGGTGCCTGCCATGTGTGTGGCAGGTTTGTTTCAGCTGGTGAGCCGGAATTGATACATTATTAGCAGCCGAGGTTGTGCTGGCAGCAGGAATTGATACATTATTAGCAGCTGAGGTCATGTTCCCGCTGGGCCCTCATTCCCTGGGTTTGGACAGAGTAGTCTCACTGACTGGAAACTTCTCTTTGCTCTGCCCATtcatctcccccaacccctgacaACTATGGATCCTTGTACTGGTTTcagcttttccagaatgtcctagaGTAGGGATCATGCCGCCTGGAGTCTCTTCAGACCAGCTTCTCCGGCTTAGTAATAGGCATTTGagtttcctctgtgtcttttttttttctttaagtttatttattttgagagagagcacagtctgggtaggagcagagagatgaggagagagaaaatccccagtaagcaccttgctgtcagcacagagtcggatatggggcttgagctcatgaaccatgagaccgtgacctgagccgaaatcaagagttgggacagttaaatcgactgagccacccaggtgcccctcacctgatgctttttttttttttaatgttttgtttatttttgagagcgagactgtgtgaggaggggagggtcagagagacacagaatccaaagacaggctccaggctctgagctagctgtcagcatagagcctgacgtggggcccaaacctgATGTTTTTTAACTTAACTTCTGTAGCTCATAACGGAGGTAGCTGTTCATTGTGAAACCTGTATGAGCAACAGGGGGAGAAAGTAaaaagcctttatttcttttacgTTCTTTCCAGTCCAAATCCTATTCTTCTGGAAACAGGAAAGGCTTTCTCTCTGGCTTGCTAGATAATATCAAACAAGAATTagccaaaaacaaagaaatgaaagaaagcataAAGAAGTTCCGTGACGAGGCCCGAAAGCTGGAGGAGTCCGACGCGCTCCAGGAGGCCCGGAGGAAATACGTGAGCCCTTTGCTTCCTCACAGAGCCAGCGCAGCAGGGGGGGATGTGACGTCACTCACTGCCCACggggggtgaggggacagagtCAGgcgccagcccccccccccccagcttctgCAGCGAGACTGAGCGGCGTCCTCTGCACACCAGCAGCACCAGCTTCTTCTGGAAGCTTGTGAGAGACGCAGAGTCTCGGCGCCCTCCCCGACCTGCTGGGTCGGGGTGCAGCTGCGCCGGCCCCCCGGGTGACCCCTTGAGCCATAGGTGTGAGATCCACTGCTCCTGAGAGCCGGTTGTGGCCCTCTGAGAGCAGCAGGTGGCAAGAGGGCGACGGCGCTGGTGTGACTGTTAATTGCCGCCTGTGTGTCTTTACAGGGTGGCCTGCAGGCACTCACCACGCCCAGTGGGTCAGGTAGCCACGGCCACATGCAGGCTCTGCGAGCTGGGGGCACCCACTTGTCTTACCAGTAGGCCCCCGCTCCAGGTCCCATAGTTGCTTGTTCTGTTGGCCTCCCCTCCCAGGCCACGGGCGAGGCCTGTGCCCTCAGAGGGCCTGTGAGGGATTCAACCAGATGGCTGAGCACCTGTCTTTCCAGGAAGGAAGAGGCACGGGCTGAGGGGTATTGGGGGCTGAGGGGTGTTGGGGGCAGAGCAAGCTGAGGTGGGTGGGACTGTGGTTGTGGGCGATCCAGCAGCGTTTGCAGCTGCAGGGGTGCAGAGCGAGGGGCAGCACAATGTGGATGAGGTGGGCGAGGGGCAAGATCACCCCTGCACCTAGCGAGAGACTGTAACCAGGGCTGGGCCTCGGGGGCCGCCATTTGTCAGCCCCCAGCTGCTCCCCAAAGCAAGgctgtggggggctgggaggggccctggggtggggagggggttggggtggTCAGGCAGGccgggcagagggggagggggaggtactGCTCAGAACATGCTTCCTGTAAGACCGCTGCTATGTGGTGACAGAGAAAAACAACCTCTCTCCCACAGAAAAGCATTGAATCCGAAACCGTGCGGACGAGCGAGGTGATCAGGAAGAAGCTGGGGGAGATCACAGGCACAGTGAAGGAGGTAatggtcccccccccccgcccccccaggccaTCTGCTGCTTGCCTCTGGGAGGAGAGCAGTGCTGGAAGCCTCGGGCAGAGCTGGCGCCTGGGTAGGGCGTGACTTGGCACTGAGGAGGAGCACGCGTGGGTGGCGAGCCCGTGGAGAGCCAGCCTGGCCGGGCGGCTTCCGGAGTCGGGATGTACGGCGCCCCCCAGAACGGAGGGCCAAGTCCGGCCAACCGGCGTGCCCTGCAGCTGGCACTAGATGCCTTCACGCATCCGTGCCACTAGCAGAGACGGAAGGGCCAGTGACTTTTCATCCTGCCCAAAACAGGGAAGGGCTGCTTGGCCCCtggtgaggggagaaggggcggggggtgtggggggatggCAGGGGCTTGATTTTTTTgcctgttttgctttgttctgggcaggtgaggggcagggctcTGCCCTGTTCTAAGCTGCCTGCAAGGATTCGAGGCCAGCCCAGCATTGGGCACAGGCTCCTTGGACCTTTTACCCCCAAGCTGCTGCTCATGCCCATTCCGGGGAGAGCCCAGTTGACCTGGTgtccagcctggagcccaggggtCCAGCACTGCAGACCTCGTGCGTGGCGCACCCGAGTGTCGGGGCCCCACAGGCCAGACGAGTTCAGAGCGTCTGTTCCCGGCATTTGAAGGACTGGTCTGGTCTTAGCTCCGGGGCTGCTTGTGTGGACCCCAAGGGCTGCTGTGCTAACACCCCCATCCCCTTGTCTCAGTAGAGTCTCGATGAAGTCGGTAAAAGCGACCTTGGCCGGAGGATCAAGGAGAGCGTGGAGGAGGCCGCCAAGACTGCCAAGCAGTCAGCCGAGTCGGTGTCCAAGGGCGGCGAGAAGCTGGGCAGGACTGCCGCCTTCAGAGCTCTGTCCCAGGTGGGTCGGGCTGGGGCTCACGGCCTGGCCTGCTCAGAGTCCGGGAGTCCGAGTTCTCCCTGCCCAGCTCCGCCCTGGAGAGccaggcccccctgccccctgccccccagggccccaggaccGCGCTCCGCTCCtggctgggtggccttgggcGAGTCACGGCCCCTAGTCGCTGCAGGTTAATGCACGGAGAGCCTCCCAGCCACTAACACCCTTAGCCTATGTCTAGAAGCCAGGGACCTGTCGTACTCAGGGCCACCTGACGTCCTGATTCATTCTGAAACACCTGTTGAATCTTCCCACGTGCTGGGCCCTCTGGTGCCCGCAGGGCCACGGGACAGAAAGTCCAAATTCCTGCTCTTGAGGGGTCTGGGGGACCTGGAGGGGGATGAGCAGTTCCCGAGCGACGCAATACAGGGGAAGGGCCACGGGGGGAGAGGCAGGCCCTCCCGAGGGGAGGTGTGCACGGTTAGCTCAACACAGCCAGAGCCCCTGCGGCGAGGTTGGGGGAGACGAGGGGTGCGGCCAAAGAAAAACAGGACCCATCCGGAGCAGTCCTGTGGTCTGTGGAGGGAAGTCAGGCAGGGGGCTCGGGGCCACGCGACCTCGAGACCGGGGGAAGCTGAGGCCCTGCAGTGCCATCGGGCCTCGGACGGGGGTTCCCAGCAGACACTGCCCTGACTCGGGGCACAAGCACACAGGCCCCCCAGTGTCGGGAAGGTCCTGAGCGCCCGCCCCCGGCTGCCTCCCTCCAGGGGGTGGAGTCTGTGAAGAAGGAGATTGACGACAGCGTGCTGGGGCAGACCGGGCCGTATCGGAGGCCAGAGCGCCTCAGGAAGAGGAAGGAGTTTGCGGGAGAGAAGTTCAAGGAAGAGAAGGTGTTCGAGGCCAACGAGTAGGTGCCCGAGTAGGTGGCCGAGCGGCcagtgcgcccccccccccccccgccccccagacacACACTGTTCGTGTTCGAGCGCCCCGGGAACCATCCACCCAAGTCAGCTCGTTCTCGAGTTTCTGCTCGGGGTTCCCATTCCCTGCAGCCAGGGGGGCGGGTGGGCTGCGCGGCGGCGCCGCTGCTCACCGCTGCCCCGTCTCCCCAGGGAGGCCCTGGGGGTCGTGCTGCACAAGGACTCCAAGTGGTACCAGCAGTGGAGAGACTTCAGGGACAACAACGTGGTGTTTAATCGTGAGTGCGCGCTTCTCGGAGACTCGGCTGACAGCATAGCTATGACAGTGGACACTCAGTGCTCCCCGCCCGCTGGTCACCAGCCAGAccccccactttacagaggaggagaccaGGATCAGAGAGGACCCGCTACTCCAGCAGGATCGTCCGGCCAGTGAGCAGCGGAGCAAGGCTGGCCGGCAGCTCTGCTCACGCAGGCAGCCGGGTGCACGTCCGGCTGGCGGGCAGGGGCCAGGTCACCATCCTTGCCGCAGGTGCAGGATTGCGGCCAGGCTGCCTTCCTGGTGGCTCGGTGTGGGTGCCACCGTGAGAGGCTCCCTCCTAGGGCTGGTGGGCCTTCCCAGGTGCCAGCCAGAGCACTGCCGCACCACACCCTTGTCCCTTGTCCAGTGACGGTCGCTAGAGGCCTGTTTCCTTAGTAGCGAGAGCCCCGGCCCCTCAGCCTACCCCCTGGGAAGCCGGCTCAGAGCACCCCGCTTACCACGCCTGCACGGGGAGTGGGCCTCCCACAGGCCCCAGGGAGCCCCTGGGAGTCATGGAGTAGGGGTGTCTTTCTGGAAGGGACCCCGACCCCAGCCCACGTCCTGGCAGGGTTCTTCGAGATGAAGATGAAGTATGACGAGAGCGACAATGTGCTCATCCGGGCGTCCCGCACCCTGACGGACAAGGTCACCGACCTGCTGGGTGAGTGGGCTGCCCCCGGGCCGTCCTTCCCACCTGGGCTGGCAGTGGGACTGCCAGGCCCTGGCCCCATCCTGACTCGGTGCCTGCAGGGGGCCTGTTCTCGAAGACGGAGATGTCCGAGGTGCTCACGGAGATCCTGCGGGTCGACCCCGCCTTCGACAAGGAGCGGTTCCTGCGGCAGTGCGAGGGCGACATCATCCCCAACGTCCTGGAGGTGCGTGCTGCGCCCCGGCCCGGCCGGCACGTCCTCTCGGCCTGCCTGCCGCCCGGCACCCTGGGCTCCCGAGCCACCG encodes:
- the TIMM44 gene encoding mitochondrial import inner membrane translocase subunit TIM44, producing the protein MAAAALRGGWCRCPQRCLSSGVQLLSSHNLMPLRGGTYQIRQPGGELPLSKSYSSGNRKGFLSGLLDNIKQELAKNKEMKESIKKFRDEARKLEESDALQEARRKYKSIESETVRTSEVIRKKLGEITGTVKESLDEVGKSDLGRRIKESVEEAAKTAKQSAESVSKGGEKLGRTAAFRALSQGVESVKKEIDDSVLGQTGPYRRPERLRKRKEFAGEKFKEEKVFEANEEALGVVLHKDSKWYQQWRDFRDNNVVFNRFFEMKMKYDESDNVLIRASRTLTDKVTDLLGGLFSKTEMSEVLTEILRVDPAFDKERFLRQCEGDIIPNVLEAMISGELEILKDWCYEATYSQLAHPIQQAKALGLQFHSRILDIDNIDLAMGKMMEQGPVLIITFQAQLVMVIKNPKGEVVEGDPDKVLRMLYVWALCRDQDELNPYAAWRLLDMSASSTEQVL